A window from Enterocloster bolteae encodes these proteins:
- the gcvT gene encoding glycine cleavage system aminomethyltransferase GcvT produces the protein MERKTALYDCHVACGGKMVPFAGYSLPVQYKTGVIKEHMAVRTQAGLFDVSHMGEVLFEGPDALKNINYILTNDFTNMYDGQVRYSVMCYEDGGVVDDLIVYRYNQEKYLVVVNAANREKDVNWMKDHLNGDVVFTDISDELSQLAIQGPNADAILRKLTKDEDIPEKYYSFVPEGIVGGIKCIVSQTGYTGESGYELYVNNEDAPKLWNMLLEAGEAEGLIPCGLGARDTLRLEAAMPLYGHEMDAAIHPLETGLKFAVKMQKDDFIGKKALEEKSVLTRKRVGLRMIGRGIARENEKVYAGDREVGWTTSGTHCPFLGYAIAMAILDLDCTEIGTKVEVEVRGRRIEAEVVALPFYKKAK, from the coding sequence ATGGAACGGAAAACAGCGCTTTACGATTGTCATGTGGCTTGCGGAGGGAAAATGGTTCCCTTTGCCGGTTATTCACTGCCTGTTCAGTATAAGACTGGGGTCATTAAGGAGCATATGGCAGTCAGGACACAGGCGGGATTATTTGATGTGTCACATATGGGAGAGGTATTGTTTGAGGGGCCGGATGCACTAAAGAATATCAACTACATACTGACCAATGATTTCACAAACATGTATGATGGTCAGGTCCGCTACAGCGTAATGTGCTACGAGGACGGCGGAGTGGTGGACGACCTGATTGTATACCGTTATAACCAGGAGAAATATCTGGTGGTTGTGAATGCGGCAAATCGTGAAAAAGATGTCAATTGGATGAAGGACCATTTGAATGGGGACGTGGTATTTACAGATATCTCGGACGAATTATCCCAGCTGGCAATCCAGGGCCCTAATGCAGATGCCATCCTGAGAAAACTTACAAAAGATGAAGATATTCCTGAAAAATACTACAGCTTTGTTCCGGAAGGCATTGTAGGCGGCATCAAGTGCATCGTATCCCAGACTGGCTATACAGGTGAAAGCGGCTACGAGCTGTACGTGAACAATGAGGATGCACCTAAATTATGGAACATGCTTCTGGAAGCAGGGGAAGCAGAGGGCCTGATTCCATGCGGACTGGGAGCCAGAGATACTCTTCGTCTGGAGGCAGCCATGCCATTATATGGTCATGAGATGGATGCCGCCATTCACCCATTGGAGACAGGACTTAAGTTTGCAGTGAAGATGCAGAAGGATGATTTCATCGGAAAGAAAGCACTGGAAGAGAAGTCCGTCCTCACACGCAAGCGCGTAGGTCTTAGGATGATTGGAAGGGGCATTGCCAGGGAGAATGAGAAGGTATACGCAGGTGACAGGGAAGTGGGATGGACAACATCGGGGACCCATTGTCCATTCCTGGGTTATGCCATAGCAATGGCCATTCTGGATTTGGATTGTACGGAAATAGGGACAAAGGTGGAAGTGGAGGTCCGCGGGCGCCGCATTGAGGCCGAGGTGGTGGCCTTGCCATTCTACAAAAAAGCAAAATAA
- a CDS encoding [FeFe] hydrogenase, group A, protein MGFMTIDRIRVEFTDEPNVLSVIRKADIDIPTLCYHSELSIYGACRLCTVENERGKTFASCSEPPRDGMVIYTNTPRLMKYRKMILELLLAAHCRDCTTCIKSGECHLQELAHRMGVTHVGYENTKTQYPIDMSSPAIVRDPNKCILCGDCVRMCDNVQSVNAIDFAYRGTEALVTPAFNKNIAETDCVNCGQCRAVCPTGAISINTNIEVIWEALADPNTKVVAQVAPAVRVAVGDFFGMARGENVMGKIVNVLHRMGFDEVFDTAYGADLTVIEESKEFLERLVSGKNLPLFTSCCPAWVSFCENRYPEFKQNLSTCRSPQQMFGAVIQEYYRNPQKSGGKKLLSVSIMPCTAKKAEILQEESKTNGKADVDYVLTTTELVTMIRKSGIRFENIDIESSDMPFGIGSGAGVIFGNTGGVMEAVLRRLCEGHDRTEMDQIRYSGVRGEEGLKEITYDYNGRKIRAAIVSGLANADMLMKRIGNKEAEYDFVEVMACRRGCIMGGGQPVPAGPRTKAARAKGLYDTDINTQIKKSNENPLVLSLYENLLKGREHKLLHRNMAMGDIQG, encoded by the coding sequence ATGGGATTTATGACAATAGACAGAATACGGGTTGAATTTACGGATGAACCCAATGTTTTATCTGTGATTCGAAAGGCAGATATTGATATTCCAACGCTGTGTTATCATTCGGAGTTATCCATTTATGGAGCCTGCAGGCTGTGTACGGTGGAGAATGAACGAGGGAAGACATTTGCATCATGTTCCGAACCTCCAAGGGATGGAATGGTCATTTATACCAATACGCCGCGTCTCATGAAATACCGGAAGATGATACTGGAGCTATTACTTGCAGCTCATTGCAGGGATTGCACCACCTGTATCAAGAGCGGGGAATGCCATTTGCAGGAATTGGCCCACCGTATGGGAGTGACTCATGTAGGTTATGAAAATACAAAAACGCAGTATCCCATCGATATGAGTTCTCCGGCTATTGTGAGAGACCCAAATAAATGCATACTCTGCGGCGACTGCGTTCGCATGTGCGACAATGTACAGTCCGTCAATGCAATCGATTTTGCCTATCGGGGAACGGAAGCCCTGGTGACACCTGCCTTTAACAAAAACATTGCAGAGACGGATTGTGTGAATTGTGGACAATGCAGGGCAGTCTGTCCCACAGGCGCAATCAGCATCAATACTAATATTGAAGTCATATGGGAGGCATTGGCTGACCCAAATACAAAGGTGGTGGCTCAGGTGGCTCCAGCGGTAAGGGTGGCAGTAGGAGACTTTTTTGGTATGGCGCGGGGAGAGAACGTGATGGGGAAGATTGTAAATGTGCTCCACCGGATGGGATTTGATGAGGTGTTTGATACGGCCTATGGTGCGGATCTGACAGTAATTGAGGAATCCAAAGAATTTCTGGAACGGTTGGTTTCGGGAAAAAACCTTCCACTCTTTACTTCCTGTTGTCCGGCATGGGTAAGCTTTTGTGAAAACCGGTATCCTGAGTTCAAACAAAATCTGTCCACTTGCAGGTCACCCCAGCAGATGTTCGGTGCGGTCATACAGGAGTATTACAGGAATCCCCAGAAAAGTGGTGGAAAGAAACTACTGTCAGTATCCATTATGCCGTGTACAGCAAAAAAGGCAGAAATACTGCAGGAGGAATCCAAGACAAACGGAAAGGCAGACGTGGACTATGTACTGACCACTACAGAACTGGTTACGATGATTAGAAAGTCGGGCATCAGATTTGAAAACATAGACATTGAATCTTCGGACATGCCCTTCGGGATTGGATCCGGGGCAGGTGTCATTTTCGGAAACACAGGCGGAGTAATGGAAGCCGTTTTGCGCCGGTTATGTGAAGGGCATGACAGGACAGAGATGGACCAGATTCGGTACAGTGGTGTAAGAGGGGAAGAGGGATTGAAAGAGATTACTTATGATTACAACGGAAGGAAAATACGGGCAGCCATTGTAAGTGGTCTTGCAAATGCAGACATGCTGATGAAGCGTATCGGGAACAAAGAAGCGGAGTATGATTTTGTGGAGGTCATGGCTTGCAGAAGGGGATGCATCATGGGCGGCGGTCAGCCGGTTCCGGCCGGTCCAAGGACCAAGGCGGCGAGGGCAAAGGGGCTGTATGACACTGATATCAATACACAGATAAAGAAATCCAATGAGAATCCCCTTGTGCTTTCTTTGTATGAGAATCTCCTGAAGGGAAGGGAACATAAGCTGCTGCATCGCAATATGGCAATGGGAGACATTCAGGGCTAG
- the gcvPB gene encoding aminomethyl-transferring glycine dehydrogenase subunit GcvPB produces the protein MELIFEKSRVGHGCSLLPACDVPVAEIPAREARKKAPRFPQMAEIDISRHYTELMKRTHGVNDGFYPLGSCTMKYNPKLNEEMAALPGFTGVHPLQPEETVQGCLEVLVKAEELLCEITGMDQMTFQPAAGAHGEYTGLLLIKAYHKARGDMKRTKIIVPDTAHGTNPASCTMAGFTVISIPSNDEGCVDLDKLREVVGDDTAGLMLTNPNTVGIFDRNILEITKIMHEAGGLNYYDGANLNAVMGIARPGDMGFDVIHLNLHKTFSTPHGGGGPGSGAVGCKDILAPFLPKYHAVKSEKGYAFENPAQTIGSVKEFYGNFLVVVRALSYILVLGNEGIPEAAENAVLNANYMRVKLQDTFDIAFNNICMHEFVMSMTRLKKLNGVSALDFAKGLLDHGVHPPTMYFPLIVDEALMVEPTETESKETLDNVVDIFKEIYKNSVENPEAMHEAPHSTPVRRLDEVGAARNPVLKYSGWK, from the coding sequence ATGGAACTGATTTTTGAGAAAAGCAGAGTGGGGCATGGATGCTCACTGCTTCCGGCCTGCGATGTACCTGTTGCAGAGATTCCGGCCCGGGAGGCCAGAAAAAAGGCTCCCAGATTTCCGCAGATGGCTGAAATTGATATCTCCAGACATTATACAGAACTGATGAAACGTACACATGGTGTAAATGACGGATTTTATCCTCTGGGCTCCTGTACCATGAAATATAATCCAAAGCTGAATGAAGAGATGGCAGCCCTTCCTGGCTTTACAGGCGTCCATCCCCTGCAGCCGGAAGAAACAGTCCAGGGATGCCTGGAAGTGCTGGTAAAGGCAGAGGAACTGCTCTGTGAGATTACAGGCATGGACCAGATGACATTCCAGCCCGCGGCAGGCGCCCACGGCGAATATACCGGGTTGCTGCTGATTAAGGCATACCACAAAGCCAGGGGCGATATGAAACGCACCAAAATCATTGTACCGGATACCGCTCACGGAACCAACCCTGCTTCCTGTACCATGGCGGGATTTACCGTAATCAGCATTCCGTCCAATGATGAGGGCTGTGTGGACCTTGATAAGCTGAGGGAGGTTGTGGGAGATGATACGGCTGGACTTATGCTTACCAATCCAAACACAGTGGGTATATTTGACCGCAATATACTGGAAATCACAAAAATCATGCATGAGGCAGGAGGACTGAACTACTATGACGGGGCAAACCTGAATGCCGTCATGGGAATCGCCCGTCCGGGCGATATGGGATTTGACGTGATTCATCTGAACCTGCATAAGACCTTCTCCACGCCTCACGGAGGCGGCGGGCCTGGTTCAGGCGCTGTCGGGTGCAAGGATATACTGGCTCCGTTCCTTCCCAAGTATCATGCGGTGAAATCCGAAAAGGGCTATGCATTTGAGAACCCGGCCCAAACCATTGGTTCCGTAAAGGAGTTTTACGGTAACTTCCTGGTGGTAGTGCGCGCCCTGAGCTACATATTGGTCCTGGGCAATGAGGGTATACCGGAAGCAGCCGAAAATGCAGTGCTCAACGCCAATTACATGCGTGTGAAGCTGCAGGACACCTTTGATATTGCATTCAACAATATCTGTATGCATGAGTTTGTTATGAGCATGACCAGGCTCAAGAAATTGAATGGGGTTTCTGCTCTTGATTTTGCAAAGGGACTGCTGGACCATGGAGTCCATCCGCCGACCATGTACTTCCCGCTGATTGTGGATGAGGCTTTGATGGTGGAGCCCACGGAGACAGAGTCTAAGGAGACTCTGGACAACGTAGTGGATATTTTCAAGGAGATTTATAAAAATTCCGTGGAGAATCCGGAAGCCATGCATGAAGCTCCCCACTCCACGCCGGTACGCCGGCTGGATGAGGTTGGCGCTGCGCGCAATCCGGTGCTAAAATATTCCGGCTGGAAGTAG
- a CDS encoding LysR family transcriptional regulator — protein MNLTDLEFVIAVERHGSISKAAKELFVAQPNLSKVIRTLEKEFGIVIFERTSKGVVTTSEGQAFIQKAKNIMKDVASLKGEFEDTAVKQEKLRISVPRASYITYAFTKYVNSIPHESQLSISFVECNSTTAINNILSSKYGLGIIRYEMTYEDYFLMFLQLKGLQHETVMEFDYQILLSADSPLALYPVIAEKDLDGYIEIVHGDTQLPSGEYLELPPDSGRGSQADRIYVCERGSQFDLLAMVPHTYMWVSPMPKQTLERYGLVQRSSAGRPRKMKDLLVYQMEHRKNRSEKAFIEMLKGTRDEIMTPAKL, from the coding sequence ATGAATCTGACAGACTTAGAATTTGTGATTGCAGTGGAACGGCATGGTTCCATCTCAAAGGCGGCCAAGGAGTTGTTTGTGGCCCAGCCCAATTTGAGTAAGGTAATCAGAACCTTGGAAAAAGAATTCGGGATTGTCATCTTTGAACGGACCTCAAAAGGAGTGGTTACCACCAGCGAGGGGCAGGCATTCATTCAAAAAGCTAAGAATATCATGAAAGATGTGGCCTCCTTGAAGGGCGAGTTTGAGGATACGGCGGTAAAGCAGGAAAAGCTGAGGATATCGGTACCAAGAGCCAGTTATATTACATATGCATTTACAAAATATGTAAATTCAATCCCCCATGAGAGCCAGCTGTCCATATCCTTTGTGGAGTGTAATTCCACTACGGCCATTAATAATATATTGTCGTCCAAATATGGGTTGGGGATTATACGGTATGAGATGACATACGAGGATTATTTCCTTATGTTCCTGCAGTTAAAAGGGCTTCAGCACGAAACGGTTATGGAGTTCGATTACCAGATTCTCCTGTCAGCGGACAGTCCCCTGGCATTGTATCCGGTCATTGCGGAGAAGGACCTGGATGGTTATATTGAAATAGTCCACGGGGATACCCAGCTCCCCAGCGGTGAATATCTGGAGCTGCCGCCGGACAGTGGCCGGGGGAGCCAGGCCGACCGGATTTACGTGTGCGAGCGGGGAAGCCAGTTCGACCTTCTGGCCATGGTGCCCCATACATATATGTGGGTATCCCCCATGCCAAAGCAGACATTGGAGCGGTATGGCCTGGTCCAGAGAAGCAGCGCAGGCAGGCCCAGGAAGATGAAGGACCTTTTGGTGTACCAGATGGAACACAGAAAGAACCGAAGCGAGAAGGCGTTTATTGAGATGCTGAAAGGTACCAGGGATGAAATTATGACACCTGCTAAGCTATAA
- the gcvPA gene encoding aminomethyl-transferring glycine dehydrogenase subunit GcvPA, which yields MGKYVPSTSEEQQEMLKAVGVSSFDELYTVVPSGMKVDRLAIPEGKSELEVSGIVRAMAAKNKVYSSIFRGAGAYNHYIPSIVKSITGKEEFLTAYTPYQAEISQGILQSIFEYQTMICELTDMDVSNASVYDGASAAAEAMAMCHNRKKKKTVISGAANPMTIQTIQTYCEGNNTEAVVVPAKDGKTDLKALMEAMDQTTSGVFIQQPSYFGQIEDAAAIGEAVHAAGAKFVMGIYPIAGAALKSPRECGADVVTGEGQPLGMSLAFGGPYLGFMACTHDMMRQLPGRIVGETKDVDGRRAYVLTLQAREQHIRREKASSNICSNQALCAMTAAVYMASMGTTGVSQVASLCYSKAHYAAAEISRIPGFELVNQGDFFNEFVTKIPCDADVLLKKLSDHDILGGYPVEGGILWCVTEMNSKAQIDALAECLKEVRA from the coding sequence ATGGGAAAATATGTTCCATCTACCTCTGAGGAACAGCAGGAGATGCTGAAGGCCGTGGGAGTCAGCTCTTTTGACGAGCTGTACACAGTAGTACCATCCGGCATGAAGGTTGACAGGCTTGCCATACCGGAGGGGAAGTCGGAGCTGGAGGTCAGCGGAATCGTCAGGGCCATGGCAGCTAAGAATAAGGTATACAGCTCCATTTTCCGCGGGGCAGGCGCCTATAACCATTATATACCATCCATTGTAAAGAGCATTACAGGCAAAGAAGAATTCCTGACGGCATATACCCCTTATCAGGCGGAAATCAGCCAGGGAATCCTTCAGTCCATCTTTGAATACCAGACCATGATTTGTGAACTCACCGATATGGATGTATCCAATGCCTCTGTTTATGACGGCGCGTCCGCAGCCGCAGAGGCCATGGCCATGTGCCATAACCGCAAGAAAAAGAAAACGGTGATATCCGGGGCAGCCAATCCCATGACCATACAGACCATACAGACATACTGCGAAGGAAACAACACAGAGGCTGTGGTGGTTCCGGCCAAGGACGGAAAGACCGACCTTAAAGCCCTGATGGAGGCCATGGACCAGACCACCTCAGGCGTGTTCATCCAGCAGCCCAGCTATTTCGGACAGATTGAGGATGCGGCTGCCATTGGTGAGGCGGTACATGCCGCAGGCGCCAAATTTGTGATGGGCATATACCCCATTGCGGGCGCCGCCCTTAAATCGCCAAGGGAGTGCGGCGCTGATGTGGTCACCGGTGAAGGCCAGCCCCTGGGTATGTCCCTGGCATTCGGCGGCCCTTATCTGGGATTTATGGCTTGTACCCATGACATGATGCGTCAGCTCCCCGGACGTATTGTGGGCGAGACAAAGGATGTGGACGGAAGGCGGGCGTATGTGCTGACGCTTCAGGCAAGGGAGCAGCATATACGAAGGGAAAAGGCATCCTCCAACATCTGTTCCAACCAGGCCCTCTGCGCCATGACGGCAGCGGTTTACATGGCATCCATGGGAACGACCGGCGTCAGCCAGGTGGCTTCCCTGTGCTATTCCAAGGCGCACTATGCAGCGGCAGAAATCAGTAGGATTCCGGGATTTGAGCTGGTAAACCAAGGGGATTTCTTCAATGAATTCGTCACAAAGATTCCCTGCGATGCAGATGTGCTGCTTAAGAAACTGAGCGACCATGATATATTGGGCGGATACCCAGTAGAGGGAGGCATACTCTGGTGTGTCACCGAGATGAATTCCAAGGCGCAGATTGATGCTCTGGCAGAGTGTTTGAAGGAGGTGCGTGCATAA
- the gcvH gene encoding glycine cleavage system protein GcvH — protein MNVLENLKYSRSHEWVEEVDETTVRVGLTDFAQHELGDLVFVNLPEVGDTVTVKEAFADVESVKAVSDVYSPVTGVISAVNEDILDSPEMINEAPYEAWLIEVKEVSEREELVDSAAYEKICEEEG, from the coding sequence ATGAACGTTTTAGAGAATTTAAAGTACAGCAGGTCACATGAGTGGGTGGAGGAAGTGGATGAGACCACGGTAAGAGTGGGGCTTACGGACTTTGCACAGCATGAGCTGGGAGATTTGGTTTTTGTAAACTTACCTGAGGTGGGGGATACGGTTACTGTGAAAGAGGCGTTTGCGGACGTGGAGAGTGTAAAGGCGGTTTCCGACGTGTACAGTCCTGTTACAGGCGTTATATCCGCAGTGAACGAGGATATCCTGGACAGCCCGGAGATGATTAATGAGGCCCCATATGAGGCATGGCTTATAGAGGTAAAGGAAGTATCTGAAAGAGAAGAATTAGTGGACAGCGCAGCATATGAGAAGATATGTGAAGAGGAGGGCTAA
- a CDS encoding NADH-ubiquinone oxidoreductase-F iron-sulfur binding region domain-containing protein: MRVEDRTQLEMLQRQCRDRKDGYTCRILVCAGTGCVATGSLDVYSQLRELCKEDEGIRVELEKDVPHIGIVKSGCQGFCELGPLVRIEPQHCQYVKVQPEDCEEIVEKTVKQGIPVERLFYKKEGISYGAVDEIPYFARQTRIVLEQCGNIDAESVEEYMAAGGFSALKKALFAMTPEAVIAEVEFSGLRGRGGGGFPAGRKWRQVAAHKEEPLKYIVCNGDEGDPGAFMDGSVMEGDPCRLIEGMMLAGYAVGASEGFIYVRAEYPLSVARLRQAIGQMEERGLLGDSILGTGFSFHLHINRGAGAFVCGEGSALTASIEGHRGMPRVKPPRTVDQGLWGKPTVLNNVETYANLPGIIVNGGKWFRTIGTENSTGTKTFSVTGCIENTGLVEVPMGTTLRTIIYDICGGLKEGSEFKAVQIGGPSGGCLTEEHLDEPLDFDSVQKFNVIIGSGGLVVMDKHTCMVEVARFFMNFTQRESCGKCVPCREGTKRMLEILERIVEGKGEPDDIERLEQLADMISNTALCGLGKSAPLPVISTIKAFRKEYLEHINEKKCRAGVCQSMKTYIIDEETCRGCSKCAKGCPAGAIAGELKHVFTIRQQQCIKCGACAEACPFGAVHIQS, encoded by the coding sequence ATGCGGGTTGAGGACAGAACACAATTAGAAATGCTGCAGAGACAGTGCAGGGACAGAAAGGATGGGTATACTTGCAGGATTCTGGTGTGCGCAGGAACCGGCTGTGTTGCCACTGGTTCTCTGGATGTGTATAGTCAACTGCGGGAACTGTGCAAAGAGGACGAGGGCATACGCGTGGAGCTGGAAAAGGACGTTCCTCATATCGGTATCGTGAAAAGCGGGTGCCAGGGTTTCTGTGAATTAGGTCCCCTTGTGAGGATAGAGCCGCAGCACTGTCAGTATGTTAAAGTGCAGCCTGAGGACTGTGAGGAAATTGTTGAGAAAACGGTAAAACAGGGAATACCTGTAGAGCGCCTGTTCTACAAAAAAGAGGGGATTTCTTACGGAGCAGTGGATGAAATCCCATATTTTGCCCGTCAGACCAGAATCGTGCTGGAACAATGCGGAAATATTGATGCAGAATCCGTGGAGGAGTATATGGCTGCAGGCGGATTTAGCGCGTTGAAAAAAGCATTGTTTGCCATGACGCCGGAAGCTGTGATTGCAGAAGTAGAGTTTTCAGGGCTTCGGGGACGCGGCGGCGGCGGATTTCCAGCAGGCCGGAAATGGAGACAAGTGGCTGCCCACAAAGAGGAGCCCCTTAAGTATATTGTGTGCAATGGCGATGAAGGGGATCCGGGAGCCTTCATGGACGGAAGCGTTATGGAGGGAGACCCCTGTCGCCTTATCGAAGGCATGATGCTGGCAGGATATGCAGTTGGTGCATCGGAAGGCTTCATCTATGTACGTGCTGAGTACCCATTGTCCGTGGCAAGATTGAGGCAGGCCATAGGGCAGATGGAGGAAAGAGGACTGCTTGGAGATTCCATTTTAGGCACTGGTTTTTCATTCCATCTGCACATCAACAGAGGGGCAGGCGCGTTTGTATGCGGGGAAGGCAGCGCCCTGACCGCATCTATTGAGGGGCACAGAGGTATGCCCAGGGTTAAGCCGCCCAGGACTGTGGACCAGGGTCTGTGGGGAAAGCCTACCGTGCTCAATAACGTGGAGACGTACGCTAATCTGCCGGGTATTATTGTCAACGGAGGGAAATGGTTTCGCACTATAGGCACAGAAAACAGCACCGGAACAAAGACTTTTTCTGTCACTGGATGTATTGAGAACACGGGCCTGGTGGAGGTCCCTATGGGGACGACCCTGCGGACAATCATTTATGATATCTGCGGAGGGCTGAAAGAGGGAAGTGAATTCAAGGCAGTACAGATTGGCGGACCGTCAGGTGGGTGTCTTACGGAAGAACATTTAGATGAACCCCTGGATTTTGATTCTGTCCAGAAATTCAATGTAATTATAGGATCCGGTGGTTTGGTGGTCATGGATAAGCATACTTGTATGGTGGAAGTGGCAAGATTTTTCATGAATTTTACCCAAAGGGAAAGCTGCGGCAAATGTGTACCGTGCCGGGAAGGAACAAAGCGGATGCTGGAGATACTTGAACGAATTGTGGAAGGGAAAGGGGAGCCAGATGATATTGAACGGTTGGAACAACTGGCGGATATGATATCCAACACTGCGTTGTGTGGACTTGGAAAGAGTGCTCCTCTTCCTGTTATCAGTACCATAAAAGCATTCCGGAAAGAGTATTTGGAACATATTAATGAGAAAAAGTGCAGGGCAGGAGTCTGTCAGAGCATGAAGACGTATATCATTGATGAGGAAACATGCAGGGGATGTTCTAAATGCGCAAAGGGATGTCCGGCAGGGGCGATTGCAGGAGAGTTAAAGCATGTATTTACAATCCGGCAGCAGCAGTGCATTAAGTGCGGGGCCTGTGCGGAGGCATGCCCATTTGGTGCAGTTCATATCCAATCATAG
- the lpdA gene encoding dihydrolipoyl dehydrogenase translates to MGERYELIVLGAGPGGYVAAIKAAQMGHRVAVVESRDVGGTCLNRGCIPTKTLVHAAEVLEEIRSCEKLGIHVGQVSYDFAGMHERKAEVVEQLRGGIEGLFKAYKIDLIRGCGIILDSNRIQVGDQAYETDRILIATGSKPAMPPIPGLTLPGVVTSDEMLEGKGVYCKKLVIIGGGVIGVEFATIYHALGCEVTIIEALDRILPTLDREVSQNLTMILKKRGIKVYTGARVDRVEHTDQSVQTAQEKGLAVYFMSKEKEQCVETERVLVSIGRRANTEGICPPSLNLQMQRGMIPVDDSFETCIKGIYAIGDIVLGGIQLAHVASAQAVNAVCSMFGERAPMNLSCIPSCIYTNPEIAAVGMTADEAKMRGIRTITGKAIMSSNGKTVIEMADRGFVKLVFEEESKVLLGAVLMCSRATDMITGLSDGVAGKLTMSQLAATVRPHPTFSEAIGEAIEDADGGAIHAAPRRK, encoded by the coding sequence ATGGGTGAGAGATATGAATTAATTGTGCTGGGAGCTGGCCCGGGCGGCTATGTTGCGGCCATCAAGGCAGCACAGATGGGGCACAGGGTGGCTGTGGTGGAAAGCCGGGATGTGGGCGGAACCTGCCTGAACCGGGGATGCATCCCCACAAAAACCCTGGTACATGCGGCAGAGGTGCTGGAGGAGATTCGTTCCTGTGAGAAGCTGGGCATTCATGTAGGGCAGGTATCCTATGACTTTGCCGGGATGCATGAGCGCAAGGCAGAGGTGGTGGAACAGCTGCGAGGAGGAATCGAGGGCCTGTTTAAGGCCTATAAGATAGACTTAATCAGGGGATGCGGCATTATACTGGATTCCAACAGAATACAGGTGGGGGACCAGGCTTACGAGACAGACAGGATTCTCATTGCAACTGGTTCCAAGCCTGCCATGCCCCCAATTCCAGGACTGACTCTTCCGGGAGTGGTGACCAGCGATGAAATGCTGGAGGGGAAAGGTGTTTACTGTAAAAAACTGGTAATCATAGGCGGAGGCGTGATTGGCGTGGAGTTTGCAACCATTTACCATGCTCTGGGATGCGAGGTTACAATCATTGAGGCCCTGGACCGTATCCTGCCCACCCTGGACCGGGAGGTTTCACAGAACCTGACCATGATTCTTAAAAAAAGAGGAATCAAGGTGTATACAGGCGCACGGGTGGACCGGGTAGAGCATACGGACCAGTCAGTACAGACAGCGCAGGAGAAGGGGCTGGCGGTGTATTTTATGTCTAAGGAAAAAGAACAGTGTGTAGAGACTGAGCGGGTCCTGGTTTCCATTGGCCGAAGGGCCAATACAGAGGGAATCTGTCCTCCTTCATTAAATTTGCAGATGCAGAGAGGAATGATTCCGGTGGATGACTCTTTTGAAACCTGCATTAAGGGGATCTATGCCATTGGTGATATTGTTCTGGGAGGCATACAGCTGGCCCATGTGGCTTCCGCCCAGGCAGTCAACGCGGTGTGCTCCATGTTTGGGGAAAGGGCACCCATGAATCTTTCCTGTATCCCGTCCTGCATTTACACCAATCCGGAAATTGCAGCGGTGGGCATGACGGCTGATGAGGCCAAGATGCGGGGAATCAGGACCATCACAGGCAAGGCCATCATGTCGTCCAATGGAAAGACTGTGATTGAAATGGCGGACAGGGGTTTTGTAAAGCTGGTCTTTGAGGAAGAAAGCAAGGTGCTTCTGGGGGCGGTGCTTATGTGCTCCAGGGCAACAGACATGATTACCGGACTGAGCGACGGGGTTGCGGGTAAGCTGACCATGAGTCAGCTGGCTGCCACGGTCCGGCCCCATCCCACCTTCAGCGAGGCAATAGGTGAAGCCATTGAGGATGCAGACGGCGGTGCAATTCATGCTGCGCCCAGAAGAAAATAG
- a CDS encoding complex I 24 kDa subunit family protein: protein MLGESFYKKADEIIEMHTREERSLIPIIQDIQEEYRYLPPELLTYVAKEIGITEAKAYSVASFYENFSFEEKGKYIIKICDGTACHVRKSMPILDYLYKTLKLNAKKHTTEDALFTVETVSCLGACGLAPAITVNEKVYPKMSPEKMKKLLEEIKRGEPDAG, encoded by the coding sequence ATGTTAGGGGAATCATTTTACAAAAAGGCGGATGAAATCATTGAGATGCATACGCGGGAGGAGCGGTCGCTGATACCAATCATTCAGGACATTCAGGAGGAATACCGGTATCTGCCCCCGGAACTGCTGACATATGTGGCGAAAGAGATTGGCATAACAGAGGCAAAAGCTTACAGTGTAGCCAGTTTTTATGAAAATTTTTCATTTGAGGAGAAAGGGAAATACATTATCAAAATATGTGATGGCACAGCCTGTCATGTAAGAAAGTCAATGCCTATCTTGGATTATCTATATAAGACGTTAAAACTAAATGCGAAAAAGCATACCACGGAGGATGCACTTTTTACGGTGGAGACCGTTTCTTGTCTGGGAGCCTGCGGTCTGGCTCCAGCGATCACCGTAAATGAGAAGGTTTATCCTAAAATGTCACCTGAGAAAATGAAGAAGCTGCTGGAAGAAATCAAACGGGGGGAGCCAGATGCGGGTTGA